The following are encoded in a window of Acropora muricata isolate sample 2 chromosome 6, ASM3666990v1, whole genome shotgun sequence genomic DNA:
- the LOC136919631 gene encoding tectonin beta-propeller repeat-containing protein 1-like gives MSRELGLLQVSAGLNSVWALTKDGQVWFRKGVSRTNDQKENSVTGIKWVEMVGKFSLLSVGLNDQVFALSFLGDHLYFRSDVTSQELVGKTWKIVHFNRTKIRGRNYSCVSSEGSPDSLSESDDSVGHLHTSSSLPCNIPFLTWFSSGSCDVDWSFFTDISGNLLTAASSLSLTSLSNRDAVWRKMLLQKLRTRDKTEFCCDELYEEAVSQGDWCKRGYFQILLDPNSNLWFDCFVKLDQGGGHKNGALLIYHETRSAHEEMSILFCDITCVCIVHKMSRNHCFAIHTSAIGHERNPLVINAGSEKELHDWVTTLSIAVSVVHKCEGGASPNAIWATSLWGDVFFCEIPVLESEIQPPPLFWRQVGGHMSKVESGAAGVVWGLSFDSVPYCYSGGYGGGIFTTLAGSSDRIHQQEDYEWHYVYENQRWNPLDGYSDRRLPSDRRNWSDENGVYELSREGYILPSSQWQWADEQWFIDTNPNITDKDGWQYAVDFPRSYHRERGWHDYVRRRRWKRRSKLITTGPWILVPPQVRLLDMSIEMDKHVGLVGVWTVGTKGDVLYRHGVTRECPQGTAWEHILTDLPFISISVGCKQRVWGIAENGTAYFRAGFGENSITGNRWFHISERPPHLFRVSAGGASVWACEKNGTCWYREAITESYPEGTSWRCQPFSVTSLSIGAMNQVWMVKRNSIQRRCGVTPYDPQGREWQVIVSDCWRCVSIRSLPEVEDGVVDEAEDVVKEDPAVLASSLMTKLDLSTLDIYSSYKQDEETCDSE, from the exons GTTTGGTTTCGGAAAGGAGTTTCAAGGACAAatgaccaaaaagaaaattcagtgACTGGCATTAAGTGGGTGGAAATGGTTGGGAAGTTTTCCCTACTATCAGTTGGACTAAATGACCAG GTATTTGCACTCAGTTTTCTCGGTGACCACCTTTATTTCCGTTCAGATGTGACATCACAGGAACTTGTTGGAAAAACTTGGAAAATTGTTCATTTCAATAGGACGAAGATTAGGGGCAGGAATTATTCATGTGTTTCCTCTGAGGGAAGTCCTG ATTCACTTTCAGAGTCAGATGACAGCGTTGGACATTTGCACACTAGCTCCAGTCTTCCATGCAACATTCCGTTTTTGACTTGGTTCAGTAGCGGTTCATGTGATGTGGATTGGTCATTCTTCACAGATATAAGTGGCAACCTGTTAACTGCAGCTAGTAGCCTCAGTTTGACAAGTTTGAGCAACAGGGATGCTGTCTGGCGAAAAATGTTGCTACAAAAACTGCGTACTCGGGATAAAACAGAATTTTGTTGCGATGAGCTATATGAGGAAGCTGTTTCACAG GGTGACTGGTGTAAGAGAGGTtactttcaaattttgttggACCCTAATTCAAACCTGTGGTTTGACTGCTTTGTTAAGCTTGACCAGGGAGGAGGACATAAAAATGGAGCACTTCTTATTTACCACGAGACACGATCCGCTCATGAGGAAATGTCTATTCTCTTTTGTGACATTACGTGTGTTTGCATTGTTCACAAAATGTCACGAAACCACTGTTTTGCAATTCACACGTCTGCAATAGGCCATGAGCGAAATCCTCTGGTGATTAATGCAGGAAGTGAAAAGGAACTCCATGACTGGGTAACAACTCTATCAATTGCTGTTTCAGTGGTCCATAAGTGTGAGGGGGGAGCCTCACCAAACGCCATCTGGGCAACATCATTGTGGGGCGACGTCTTTTTTTGTGAAATTCCTGTACTTGAAAGTGAGATCCAGCCACCACCGTTGTTTTGGCGCCAAGTTGGTGGTCACATGAGTAAAGTGGAGAGTGGAGCCGCAGGAGTGGTATGGGGACTCAGTTTTGATTCTGTACCTTATTGCTATTCTGGAGGTTACGGTGGGGGAATTTTCACTACCTTAGCGGGAAGCAGCGATAGGATTCATCAGCAAGAAGATTATGAATGGCACTATGTCTATGAAAACCAGCGCTGGAACCCACTGGATGGATACTCTGACAG GCGTCTTCCCAGTGATCGTCGGAATTGGAGTGACGAGAATGGAGTGTATGAGCTGTCAAGAGAGGGGTATATTCTTCCTTCAAGTCAGTGGCAATGGGCAGATGAGCAGTGGTTTATAGACACAAATCCAAACATCACTGACAAAGATGGATGGCAATATGCTGTGGATTTTCCAAG gAGTTATCACCGTGAGCGTGGATGGCACGATTACGTGAGACGAAGACGCTGGAAGAg ACGGTCGAAACTAATTACCACTGGTCCATGGATCCTAGTACCTCCTCAAGTGAGACTACTTGACATGTCAATTGAAATGGACAAGCATGTCGGCTTAGTGGGAGTTTGGACTGTTGGGACAAAAGGTGACGTTTTATATCGGCATGGTGTAACACGAGAATGCCCTCAG GGAACAGCGTGGGAGCACATCTTGACAGATCTGCCATTTATCAGCATCTCAGTAGGATGCAAACAGCGAGTCTGGGGGATAGCTGAGAATGGTACCGCTTATTTTCGCGCAGGATTTGGAGAAAACAGTATTACAG GGAATCGATGGTTCCATATCAGTGAAAGGCCTCCTCATTTATTTCGTGTGTCGGCTGGTGGAGCGTCAGTGTGGGCCTGCGAAAAAAATG GAACATGCTGGTACAGAGAAGCCATCACTGAAAGTTACCCTGAAGGCACATCTTGGCGATGCCAGCCATTCAGTGTGACATCTCTGTCCATCGGTGCTATGAATCAG GTTTGGATGGTCAAGAGAAACTCGATTCAACGGCGCTGCGGAGTCACCCCGTATGACCCTCAAGGGAGAGAATGGCAAGTCATAGTTTCG GACTGTTGGCGGTGTGTTAGTATCAGATCTCTTCCGGAGGTTGAAGATGGTGTTGTTGATGAGGCAGAAGATGTTGTAAAAGAGGATCCAGCGGTACTAGCAAGCAGTTTAATGACAAAGTTAGACCTGAGCACTTTAGATATCTACAGCTCGTACAAACAAGACGAGGAAACATGTGACTCTGAATAG